From a region of the Streptomyces sp. NBC_00193 genome:
- the rpsF gene encoding 30S ribosomal protein S6, producing the protein MRHYEVMVILDPDLEERAVSPLIENFLSVVREGNGKVEKVDTWGRRRLAYEIKKKPEGIYSVIDLQAEPAVVKELDRQLNLNESVLRTKVLRPETH; encoded by the coding sequence ATGCGTCACTACGAAGTGATGGTCATCCTCGACCCCGATCTCGAGGAGCGCGCTGTCTCCCCGCTGATCGAGAACTTCCTTTCTGTCGTCCGTGAGGGCAACGGAAAGGTCGAGAAGGTCGACACCTGGGGCCGTCGTCGTCTCGCTTACGAGATCAAGAAGAAGCCCGAGGGCATCTACTCGGTCATCGACCTTCAGGCCGAGCCTGCGGTCGTCAAGGAGCTTGACCGACAGCTGAACCTGAACGAGTCGGTTCTCCGGACCAAGGTCCTTCGCCCCGAGACCCACTGA
- a CDS encoding single-stranded DNA-binding protein, with amino-acid sequence MAGETVITVVGNLVDDPELRFTPSGAAVAKFRVASTPRTFDKQTNEWKDGESLFLTCSVWRQAAENVAESLTRGMRVIVQGRLKQRSYEDREGVKRTVYELDVEEVGPSLKNATSKVTKTTGRGGQGGYGGGGGGQQQGGGGGNWGGAPGGGAPQGGGAPSDDPWASSAPAGGQQQGGGGGGWGGSSGGSGGGYSDEPPF; translated from the coding sequence ATGGCAGGCGAGACCGTCATCACGGTCGTCGGCAATCTCGTCGACGACCCCGAGCTGCGCTTCACCCCCTCGGGTGCGGCGGTCGCGAAGTTCCGTGTCGCGTCCACTCCCCGCACCTTCGACAAGCAGACCAATGAGTGGAAGGACGGCGAAAGCCTGTTCCTGACCTGCTCGGTCTGGCGCCAGGCGGCTGAGAACGTCGCCGAGTCCCTTACGCGGGGCATGCGCGTCATCGTGCAGGGCCGGCTGAAGCAGCGGTCGTACGAGGACCGTGAGGGTGTCAAGCGCACGGTCTACGAGCTGGACGTCGAGGAAGTCGGCCCCAGCCTGAAGAACGCCACGTCCAAGGTCACCAAGACCACTGGTCGCGGTGGCCAGGGTGGATACGGCGGCGGTGGCGGCGGTCAGCAGCAGGGCGGCGGCGGTGGCAACTGGGGCGGAGCCCCCGGTGGCGGCGCCCCCCAGGGCGGCGGAGCTCCCTCCGACGACCCCTGGGCGTCCAGTGCGCCGGCCGGCGGCCAGCAGCAGGGCGGCGGCGGTGGCGGTTGGGGCGGAAGCTCCGGCGGCTCCGGCGGTGGCTACTCGGACGAGCCGCCCTTCTAG
- the rpsR gene encoding 30S ribosomal protein S18, which produces MAKPPVRKPKKKVCAFCKDKTAYVDYKDTNMLRKFISDRGKIRARRVTGNCTQHQRDVATAVKNSREMALLPYTSTAR; this is translated from the coding sequence ATGGCGAAGCCGCCTGTGCGCAAGCCTAAGAAGAAGGTCTGCGCGTTCTGCAAGGACAAGACCGCGTACGTGGACTACAAGGACACGAACATGCTGCGGAAGTTCATTTCCGACCGTGGCAAGATCCGTGCCCGCCGCGTCACCGGCAACTGCACGCAGCACCAGCGTGACGTCGCCACGGCTGTGAAGAACAGCCGTGAGATGGCACTGCTGCCCTACACGTCCACCGCGCGATAA
- the rplI gene encoding 50S ribosomal protein L9: MKIILTHEVSGLGTAGDVVDVKDGYARNYLVPRGFAIRWTKGGEKDVAQIRRARKIHEIATIEQANEFKAKLENVKVRLATRAGDAGRLFGSVTPSDIATAIEASGGPKVDKRRVELGSPIKTLGSYQVSVRLHADVAATVGIEVVAA; the protein is encoded by the coding sequence ATGAAGATCATCCTGACCCACGAGGTCTCTGGCCTCGGCACCGCCGGCGACGTCGTCGACGTCAAGGACGGCTACGCCCGCAACTACCTGGTCCCGCGTGGTTTCGCGATCCGCTGGACCAAGGGTGGCGAGAAGGACGTGGCGCAGATCCGCCGCGCCCGCAAGATCCACGAGATCGCGACGATCGAGCAGGCCAACGAGTTCAAGGCCAAGCTCGAGAACGTCAAGGTCCGTCTGGCCACCCGCGCGGGTGACGCCGGTCGTCTCTTCGGTTCCGTCACGCCCTCCGACATCGCCACGGCGATCGAGGCGTCCGGTGGCCCGAAGGTCGACAAGCGCCGCGTGGAGCTGGGCTCCCCGATCAAGACCCTCGGCTCGTACCAGGTCTCCGTGCGTCTGCACGCTGACGTGGCCGCGACCGTCGGCATCGAGGTCGTCGCCGCCTAA
- a CDS encoding MATE family efflux transporter codes for MRQAPTAPKAAPRRHDREILALAAPAFGALVAEPLFVLADSAIVGHLGTPQLAGLGIAAALLTTAVSIFVFLAYATTAAVARRVGAGDLQAAIRQGMDGIWLALLLGAAVVAVVLPTAPTLVSFFGASDTVAPYAITYLRISALGIPAMLVVLAATGVIRGLQDTRTPLYVAIGGFALNGGLNVALVYGAGLGIAGSAWGTVIAQCAMAAAYLVVVVRGARRHGASLKPDAEGIRACAQAGAPLLVRTLSLRAVLLIATAVAARLGDADIAAHQILLSLWSLLAFALDAIAIAGQAIIGRYLGAGDTEGAKAVCRRMVQWGIASGIVLGLLVIAARPVFIPLFTSDPAVEDALLPALLVVAVSQPVSGIVFVLDGVLMGAGDGRYLAWAMLLTLAVFTPAALLVPALGGGLTALWCAMTLMMLVRMVTLQLRARSGRWMVAGATR; via the coding sequence ATGAGACAGGCCCCCACCGCACCGAAGGCTGCCCCGAGACGGCACGACCGCGAGATCCTCGCACTCGCCGCCCCCGCCTTCGGCGCCCTCGTCGCCGAACCCCTCTTCGTGCTGGCCGACAGTGCCATCGTGGGCCACCTCGGCACACCCCAGCTGGCCGGTCTCGGCATCGCGGCCGCACTGCTCACCACGGCCGTGAGCATCTTCGTCTTCCTCGCCTACGCCACCACCGCCGCCGTGGCCCGCCGCGTCGGCGCGGGCGACCTCCAGGCCGCCATCCGGCAGGGCATGGACGGCATCTGGCTCGCCCTGCTCCTCGGCGCGGCCGTCGTCGCCGTCGTGCTGCCCACGGCTCCCACCCTGGTCTCCTTCTTCGGGGCCTCCGACACCGTCGCCCCGTACGCGATCACCTACCTGCGGATCTCGGCCCTCGGCATCCCCGCGATGCTCGTGGTGCTCGCCGCCACCGGTGTCATCCGCGGCCTCCAGGACACCCGGACCCCGCTCTACGTCGCGATCGGCGGCTTCGCCCTCAACGGAGGCCTGAACGTCGCCCTCGTCTACGGGGCCGGCCTCGGCATCGCCGGCTCCGCCTGGGGCACCGTGATCGCCCAGTGCGCCATGGCCGCCGCCTACCTGGTCGTGGTCGTCCGGGGCGCCCGCAGGCACGGCGCCTCCCTGAAGCCCGACGCCGAGGGCATCCGGGCCTGCGCGCAGGCCGGCGCGCCCCTGCTGGTCCGCACCCTGTCCCTGCGGGCCGTCCTGCTGATCGCGACCGCCGTGGCCGCACGCCTCGGGGACGCCGACATCGCCGCCCACCAGATCCTGCTCTCTCTGTGGAGCCTGCTCGCCTTCGCCCTCGACGCGATCGCGATCGCAGGTCAGGCCATCATCGGCCGCTACCTCGGCGCGGGCGACACGGAGGGGGCCAAGGCCGTGTGCCGCCGCATGGTGCAGTGGGGGATCGCCTCCGGCATCGTCCTGGGCCTCCTCGTGATCGCGGCCCGCCCGGTGTTCATCCCGCTCTTCACCAGCGACCCCGCCGTCGAGGACGCCCTCCTGCCGGCCCTGCTCGTGGTGGCCGTCTCGCAGCCCGTCTCCGGCATCGTCTTCGTCCTCGACGGCGTCCTGATGGGCGCGGGCGACGGCCGCTACCTGGCCTGGGCCATGCTGCTGACCCTGGCCGTCTTCACCCCCGCCGCCCTGCTCGTACCGGCCCTGGGCGGCGGGCTGACGGCCCTCTGGTGCGCCATGACCCTGATGATGCTGGTCCGGATGGTCACCCTCCAGCTGCGGGCCCGCTCGGGCCGCTGGATGGTCGCCGGAGCCACGCGCTAG
- the dnaB gene encoding replicative DNA helicase gives MDDPWADSGPGDRLPARPRRNGEGRGRADEQSDRGREGGSWDGGGGGFERVPPQDLDAEQSVLGGMLLSKDAIADVVEVLKGHDFYRPSHETIYQAILDLYAKGEPADPITVSAELTRRGEISKIGGAPYLHTLVQSVPTAANAEYYAEIVHERAVLRRLVAAGTKITQMGYAADGDVDEIVNSAQAEIYAVTEQRTSEDYLPLGDIMEGALDEIEAIGSRSGQMSGVPTGFTDLDSLTNGLHPGQMIVIAARPAMGKSTLALDFARACSIKANLPSVIFSLEMGRNEIAMRLLSAEARVALHHMRSGTMTDDDWTRLARRMPDVSAAPLYIDDSPNLSMMEIRAKCRRLKQRSDLSLVVIDYLQLMQSGGSRRPESRQQEVSDMSRNLKLLAKELEVPVIALSQLNRGPEQRTDKKPMVSDLRESGSIEQDADMVILLHREDAYEKESPRAGEADLIVAKHRNGPTATITVAFQGHYSRFVDMANT, from the coding sequence ATGGACGACCCCTGGGCCGACAGCGGTCCAGGTGACCGTCTGCCCGCCCGTCCGCGCCGCAACGGCGAAGGCCGTGGCCGCGCGGACGAACAGAGCGATCGGGGCCGCGAGGGCGGCTCCTGGGACGGCGGGGGCGGCGGCTTCGAGCGGGTCCCGCCCCAGGACCTCGACGCCGAGCAGTCCGTCCTGGGCGGCATGCTGCTGTCCAAGGACGCCATCGCCGACGTGGTCGAGGTGCTGAAGGGGCACGACTTCTACCGTCCGTCGCACGAGACGATCTACCAGGCGATCCTCGACCTGTACGCCAAGGGAGAGCCGGCCGACCCGATCACCGTCAGCGCCGAGCTGACGCGGCGCGGTGAGATCAGCAAGATCGGCGGGGCCCCGTACCTCCACACCCTCGTCCAGTCGGTCCCCACCGCGGCCAACGCCGAGTACTACGCGGAGATCGTCCACGAGCGGGCGGTCCTGCGCCGCCTGGTCGCGGCCGGTACGAAGATCACGCAGATGGGCTACGCCGCCGACGGGGACGTCGACGAGATCGTCAACAGCGCCCAGGCCGAGATCTACGCCGTCACCGAGCAGCGGACCTCCGAGGACTACCTGCCGCTCGGCGACATCATGGAGGGCGCCCTCGACGAGATCGAGGCGATCGGATCGCGCAGCGGCCAGATGTCGGGCGTCCCGACCGGCTTCACGGACCTGGACTCGCTGACCAACGGTCTGCACCCGGGCCAGATGATCGTCATCGCGGCCCGTCCCGCCATGGGTAAGTCCACCCTCGCGCTGGACTTCGCCCGTGCCTGTTCCATCAAGGCCAATCTGCCCAGCGTCATCTTCTCCCTCGAAATGGGGCGCAACGAGATCGCGATGCGCCTGCTCTCGGCGGAGGCCAGGGTGGCCCTGCACCACATGCGCTCCGGCACGATGACGGACGACGACTGGACCCGGCTGGCCCGCCGGATGCCGGACGTCTCCGCCGCCCCGCTCTACATCGACGACTCCCCGAACCTGTCGATGATGGAGATCCGGGCCAAGTGCCGCCGCCTCAAGCAGCGCAGCGACCTGTCGCTCGTCGTCATCGACTACCTCCAGCTGATGCAGTCGGGCGGCTCGCGCCGGCCCGAGAGCCGCCAGCAGGAGGTCTCGGACATGTCCCGAAACCTCAAGCTCCTGGCGAAGGAGCTGGAGGTCCCGGTGATCGCGCTGTCCCAGCTGAACCGTGGTCCCGAGCAGCGCACCGACAAGAAGCCGATGGTCTCCGACCTGCGTGAGTCCGGCTCGATCGAGCAGGACGCCGACATGGTGATCCTGCTGCACCGCGAGGACGCGTACGAGAAGGAGTCCCCCCGAGCGGGTGAGGCGGACCTGATCGTGGCGAAGCACCGTAACGGCCCGACGGCCACCATCACCGTGGCCTTCCAGGGCCACTATTCACGGTTCGTGGACATGGCCAACACGTAG
- a CDS encoding serine hydrolase, which produces MDAVSEELVLLPATRRALSHRIAVAQREGRAPSLVATVVRGGEVVWEGSRTMVEGHGPDGNVQYRIGSITKTFTAVLVMRLRDEGLLELGDPVEKFLPGTGVGEVTVGQLLSHTAGLAAETPGEWWERTAGTLRPELSDVLGEHPFRFEPGRRHHYSNPGYTLLGSLVEAVRARPWEDVLRAEVLEPLGLERTTAQPVAPHAGGWAVHPWADVMMPEPLEDLGLMAPAGQLWSTTGDLAKFAAFLVRGDARVLSAESVREMRTSATPPEPGLADLGYGLGMQLTLNGGRRLAGHSGSLPGFLAGLWLSEADDVAAVVLANCTSGLPASTLAAELVGIVAEAEPRIPEPWRPLREADPVALELCGPWYWGTSAQAVRLTYDGSLELGPVGGSGRSARFRPEPDGSWTGLGGYYAGESLRAVRRPDGSVSHLDLGSFVFTREPYDPQAPVPGGVDPQGWRGIG; this is translated from the coding sequence ATGGATGCCGTATCTGAAGAACTTGTCCTGCTGCCCGCGACCCGGCGTGCGCTGAGCCACCGGATCGCGGTGGCGCAGCGCGAAGGGCGGGCTCCGTCCCTGGTGGCGACCGTGGTTCGGGGCGGCGAGGTGGTCTGGGAGGGGTCACGGACCATGGTCGAGGGGCACGGTCCAGACGGAAACGTGCAGTACCGGATCGGGTCGATCACCAAGACGTTCACCGCCGTGCTGGTGATGCGGCTGCGGGACGAGGGCCTGCTGGAACTGGGCGACCCGGTCGAGAAGTTCCTTCCGGGAACCGGAGTCGGCGAGGTGACGGTGGGGCAACTGCTCTCCCATACGGCCGGGCTGGCGGCGGAGACGCCCGGCGAATGGTGGGAGCGCACGGCGGGCACGCTGCGGCCGGAGCTCTCGGACGTCCTGGGCGAGCACCCCTTCCGCTTCGAGCCCGGACGGCGCCACCACTACTCCAACCCCGGCTACACCCTGCTCGGTTCGCTCGTGGAAGCCGTCCGCGCACGGCCGTGGGAGGACGTGCTCCGCGCCGAGGTGCTGGAGCCGCTGGGGCTGGAGCGCACGACGGCGCAGCCGGTGGCCCCGCACGCCGGCGGCTGGGCGGTGCACCCGTGGGCGGACGTGATGATGCCGGAGCCCCTGGAGGACCTCGGGCTCATGGCCCCGGCCGGCCAGCTGTGGTCCACCACCGGCGATCTGGCGAAGTTCGCCGCCTTCCTCGTACGGGGCGACGCGCGCGTGCTGAGCGCGGAGTCCGTACGGGAGATGCGGACCTCGGCCACTCCCCCGGAGCCGGGCCTCGCCGACCTCGGATACGGGCTCGGGATGCAGCTGACGCTGAACGGCGGGCGCCGGCTCGCGGGCCACAGCGGCTCGCTGCCCGGCTTCCTCGCCGGGCTGTGGCTGAGCGAGGCGGACGACGTGGCCGCGGTGGTGCTGGCCAACTGCACCTCGGGGCTGCCCGCTTCGACGCTGGCGGCCGAACTGGTGGGCATCGTCGCCGAGGCGGAGCCGCGGATCCCCGAGCCGTGGCGGCCGCTGCGGGAGGCCGATCCCGTCGCGCTGGAGCTCTGCGGCCCCTGGTACTGGGGCACGTCGGCCCAGGCCGTACGGCTGACCTACGACGGATCCCTGGAGCTGGGCCCGGTGGGTGGCAGCGGTCGGTCCGCGCGTTTCCGGCCCGAGCCGGACGGCAGTTGGACCGGACTGGGCGGCTACTACGCGGGCGAGTCGCTGCGGGCCGTACGGCGGCCGGACGGATCGGTGAGCCACCTCGACCTCGGCTCGTTCGTGTTCACCCGCGAGCCCTACGACCCGCAGGCGCCGGTGCCCGGCGGGGTCGACCCGCAGGGCTGGCGGGGCATCGGCTAG
- a CDS encoding winged helix DNA-binding domain-containing protein has protein sequence MSSLPLITAAERRRRLGRRHRLAPSARAATVPEAADAVIGLHATDASTVFLSARARLTEGGPEMVERALYEDVSLVRLLSMRRTLFAVSTELAPYVDSSTARAIAAKERRNFLKRLADDGHGLDADWLAGAESATLDALDSHGPSTGSQLSAAVPVLRRKVTVERGGKYEAEVGVATHVIRLLAADGRIRRDRPRGSWTSSQYRWVHTEPWPAVPPAEARAELARRWLRSYGPATEADLKWWTGWTLTDARKALAAVGPDTVRLDDGTTALVSPGDTGPEPEQEPWTALLPALDPSAMGWADRGFHLDPAHRPALFDYAGNIGPTVWWNGRIVGGWAQRAGGEIVHRLLGDPGGEAERAIAAEADRLAAWVGEARITPRMRTPLERELAAG, from the coding sequence ATGAGCAGCCTCCCCCTCATCACCGCCGCGGAGCGCCGCCGCCGCCTCGGCCGCCGCCACCGCCTCGCGCCGTCGGCCCGCGCCGCGACCGTGCCCGAGGCGGCGGACGCAGTGATCGGCCTGCACGCCACCGATGCCTCGACCGTCTTCCTCTCGGCCCGGGCCCGGCTGACCGAAGGCGGGCCCGAAATGGTCGAACGGGCCCTGTACGAGGACGTGAGCCTCGTACGGCTGCTCAGCATGCGCCGTACGCTCTTCGCCGTTTCCACCGAGCTCGCCCCGTACGTCGACTCCTCCACCGCGCGGGCCATCGCCGCGAAGGAGCGCCGGAACTTCCTCAAACGACTCGCCGACGACGGTCACGGCCTCGACGCGGACTGGCTGGCCGGGGCGGAGAGCGCCACGCTCGACGCCCTGGACAGCCACGGGCCCTCCACCGGCAGCCAGCTCTCGGCGGCCGTACCCGTACTGCGCCGGAAGGTCACCGTCGAGCGGGGCGGGAAGTACGAGGCGGAGGTCGGCGTCGCCACCCACGTCATCCGGCTGCTCGCCGCCGACGGCCGCATCCGCCGGGACCGGCCCCGGGGATCGTGGACTTCCAGCCAGTACCGCTGGGTCCACACCGAGCCCTGGCCCGCCGTGCCGCCGGCCGAGGCCCGCGCCGAGCTGGCCCGCCGCTGGCTCCGGTCCTACGGTCCGGCCACCGAGGCCGACCTCAAGTGGTGGACGGGCTGGACCCTCACCGACGCGCGCAAGGCCCTTGCCGCGGTCGGCCCCGACACGGTCCGGCTCGACGACGGCACCACCGCGCTCGTCAGCCCCGGTGACACCGGGCCCGAACCCGAGCAGGAGCCCTGGACCGCCCTGCTGCCCGCCCTCGACCCGAGCGCGATGGGCTGGGCGGACCGGGGCTTCCACCTCGACCCCGCCCACCGCCCGGCCCTCTTCGACTACGCCGGCAACATCGGCCCCACCGTGTGGTGGAACGGCCGGATCGTCGGCGGCTGGGCCCAGCGCGCCGGCGGAGAGATCGTCCACCGGCTGCTGGGCGACCCCGGCGGCGAAGCCGAGCGGGCCATCGCCGCCGAGGCCGACCGGCTCGCCGCCTGGGTGGGCGAGGCCCGCATCACCCCGCGCATGCGCACCCCGCTGGAGCGTGAACTCGCAGCGGGGTGA
- a CDS encoding GNAT family N-acetyltransferase, whose protein sequence is MTDTSSDLLIRPATEEDLPAIVAMLADDPLGATRESPDDLTPYVAALKRLTDDPHQHVVVAVRAGHVVGTLQLTIVPGLSRKGSTRSIIEGVRVHADERGSGLGTRFIEWAIERSRAENCALVQLTSDVSRTDAHRFYERLGFTASHVGFKLQL, encoded by the coding sequence ATGACCGACACCAGCTCCGACCTGCTCATCCGGCCGGCCACCGAGGAGGACCTGCCTGCGATCGTCGCGATGCTCGCGGACGACCCGCTCGGCGCCACCCGGGAGTCCCCTGACGACCTCACCCCGTACGTGGCGGCGCTCAAGCGGCTGACGGACGATCCCCACCAGCATGTGGTCGTCGCCGTCCGTGCGGGCCACGTCGTCGGCACCCTCCAGCTGACGATCGTCCCCGGGCTCTCCCGCAAGGGGAGCACCCGTTCGATCATCGAGGGCGTACGCGTCCACGCCGACGAACGCGGCAGCGGACTGGGCACCCGGTTCATCGAATGGGCGATCGAGCGGTCCCGTGCGGAGAACTGCGCACTCGTCCAGCTCACCTCGGACGTGAGCCGCACCGACGCCCACCGCTTCTACGAGCGGCTCGGCTTCACCGCTTCCCACGTCGGGTTCAAGCTCCAGCTCTGA
- a CDS encoding GNAT family N-acetyltransferase: MTPPHLTALPIRALTVDDLRHCADLSEDRGWPREDHKWGLLLAAGHGYGIDAPDGLGLATVCVVTRYGPPLADPELAAIGMVLVAERYARQGLGRRLMTYVCNDVLKGVPITLHATPYGRPLYEELGFDTTGRAEMLRGSFSPDAAALAQDGIRVRPAGGEDIPRILLLDAEVFGADRTHLVTRLPAFTDRLLVAEDPSGELIGYGAIWPNMETHVIGPLVARDTDVARALVTALAAATDRPLRTDVDVRHEELLGWLKDRGLGSVAFNAVMTRDIPALPGDWTRRWAPLTVAAG, translated from the coding sequence GTGACACCACCCCATCTCACCGCCCTCCCCATCCGCGCACTGACCGTGGACGACCTCCGCCACTGCGCCGATCTCTCAGAAGACCGCGGCTGGCCCCGCGAGGACCACAAGTGGGGGCTGCTGCTCGCCGCCGGACACGGCTACGGCATCGACGCCCCCGACGGCCTGGGACTCGCCACGGTCTGCGTGGTCACCCGCTACGGACCTCCGCTGGCCGATCCCGAACTCGCCGCCATCGGCATGGTCCTGGTCGCCGAGCGCTACGCCCGCCAGGGTCTGGGCCGGCGCCTGATGACGTACGTCTGCAACGACGTCCTCAAGGGCGTACCGATCACCCTGCACGCCACCCCGTACGGCCGCCCCCTCTACGAGGAGCTCGGCTTCGACACCACCGGCCGCGCCGAGATGCTCCGGGGCTCCTTCAGCCCGGATGCCGCCGCTCTCGCGCAGGACGGAATCCGCGTCCGGCCCGCCGGTGGCGAGGACATCCCGCGGATCCTGCTGCTGGACGCCGAGGTCTTCGGCGCCGACCGGACCCATCTGGTCACCCGGCTGCCGGCCTTCACGGACCGGCTGCTCGTCGCCGAGGACCCGTCCGGCGAGCTGATCGGCTACGGAGCCATCTGGCCGAACATGGAGACCCATGTCATCGGACCGCTGGTCGCCCGCGACACCGACGTGGCCCGCGCCCTGGTCACCGCCCTCGCGGCGGCCACCGACCGGCCCCTGCGCACCGATGTCGACGTACGCCACGAAGAGCTGCTCGGCTGGCTCAAGGACCGTGGCCTCGGCTCCGTGGCCTTCAATGCCGTGATGACCCGGGACATCCCCGCCCTTCCCGGTGACTGGACCCGCCGCTGGGCTCCGCTCACCGTCGCGGCCGGCTGA
- a CDS encoding HAD family phosphatase, with product MTRLHLFDLDGTLMYGTSSPVEMSRQLGLSNEIAALERSFAALELQPYEFATAIQRLWADLTPAHVRAAFDAAPWLLGIQEVWREIRERGEYCAVISLSPSFFVELLLEWGAHAAHGSVFPEVPFTRPVDVAGILTPEGKVTVADQLCARFGVTRADCVAYGDSSTDVALFEVVPVSVAVNARPYLVERATHVYEGRDLREAYQLTGVARMGVEAS from the coding sequence ATGACCCGCCTTCACCTGTTCGACCTCGACGGAACGCTGATGTACGGCACGTCGTCGCCCGTCGAGATGTCCCGCCAGCTCGGGCTGAGCAATGAGATCGCCGCGCTGGAGCGGTCCTTCGCCGCGCTGGAGCTCCAGCCGTACGAGTTCGCGACGGCCATCCAGCGGCTCTGGGCGGATCTGACCCCGGCGCACGTCCGGGCGGCGTTCGACGCGGCTCCGTGGCTGCTGGGGATCCAGGAGGTCTGGCGGGAGATCCGGGAGCGCGGGGAATACTGCGCGGTGATCTCGCTGTCGCCGTCGTTCTTCGTGGAGCTCCTGCTGGAGTGGGGCGCGCACGCCGCACACGGCTCGGTCTTCCCGGAAGTGCCCTTCACCCGGCCGGTGGACGTGGCCGGGATCCTCACGCCGGAGGGGAAGGTCACCGTCGCCGACCAGCTGTGCGCGCGGTTCGGCGTGACCCGGGCCGACTGTGTGGCGTACGGGGACTCCAGCACCGACGTGGCGCTCTTCGAGGTGGTCCCGGTTTCGGTCGCCGTGAATGCCCGGCCCTACCTGGTGGAGCGGGCGACGCACGTCTACGAGGGCCGGGACCTGCGGGAGGCATACCAGCTGACAGGGGTGGCGCGCATGGGAGTTGAGGCATCTTAA
- a CDS encoding globin domain-containing protein: MLEARHRMDAPPTRSARRGPSRIPSGDSAPEPSPDAVLIRRTLAEIAPVADKVTSYFYAVVFTGYPDLRGLFPAAMDVQRDRLLKALLTAAEHIDNPEVLTAYLRRLGTGHRKYGTRPEHYPPVGEALIGALAKYAESTWGPETEAAWVRAYTAISQIMIDAASEDEPKAPPWWHAEVVSHDLRTSDIAVITVRPDQPYPFLAGQYTSLETPWWPRVWRHYSFASAPRGDGLLSFHVKAVPAGWVSNALVRHARPGDVLRLGPPAGSMVVDHSTDNGMLCLGGGTGIAPIKALIEDVAEHGERRPVEVFFGARSDDDLYDKDTLLGLQRSHPWLSVRPVVCDEGLAGQLPQAVGTHGPWSSYDAFVSGPAAMIRSGVDALKRIGIPGDRIRHDEVEELAGVAG, from the coding sequence ATGCTCGAAGCGAGGCACCGCATGGACGCTCCGCCCACCAGATCGGCAAGACGGGGGCCGTCCCGGATACCGTCCGGGGACAGTGCGCCCGAGCCCTCACCCGATGCCGTTCTCATCCGCCGGACCCTCGCGGAGATCGCACCCGTCGCCGACAAGGTGACCTCCTACTTCTACGCCGTCGTGTTCACGGGGTACCCCGATCTCCGGGGGCTGTTCCCCGCCGCGATGGACGTACAGCGCGACCGGCTGCTGAAGGCGCTGCTGACGGCCGCCGAGCACATCGACAACCCCGAGGTGCTCACCGCCTACCTGCGCCGGCTGGGTACGGGGCACCGCAAGTACGGGACCCGGCCGGAGCACTATCCGCCGGTCGGAGAGGCCCTGATCGGGGCGCTGGCCAAGTACGCGGAGTCCACCTGGGGGCCGGAGACCGAGGCCGCCTGGGTCCGGGCGTACACCGCGATCTCCCAGATCATGATCGACGCGGCGTCCGAGGACGAGCCGAAGGCACCGCCGTGGTGGCACGCGGAGGTGGTCTCCCACGATCTGCGCACCTCCGACATCGCGGTGATCACCGTCCGCCCCGACCAGCCCTACCCCTTCCTCGCGGGCCAGTACACGAGCCTGGAGACCCCGTGGTGGCCGCGGGTCTGGCGGCACTACTCCTTCGCCTCGGCGCCGCGCGGGGACGGACTGCTGTCCTTCCACGTCAAGGCCGTACCGGCGGGATGGGTCTCCAACGCGCTCGTCCGGCACGCCCGGCCAGGCGACGTGCTGCGGCTCGGGCCCCCGGCGGGATCGATGGTGGTCGACCACAGCACCGACAACGGAATGCTGTGCCTGGGCGGTGGCACGGGAATCGCCCCGATCAAGGCGCTGATCGAGGACGTGGCCGAGCACGGGGAGCGGCGTCCGGTGGAGGTGTTCTTCGGGGCGCGCAGCGACGACGACCTGTACGACAAGGACACGCTGCTGGGGCTGCAGCGCTCGCACCCCTGGCTGTCGGTGCGCCCGGTGGTGTGTGACGAGGGGCTCGCCGGACAACTGCCGCAGGCCGTCGGTACCCACGGGCCCTGGAGCTCGTACGACGCGTTCGTCTCGGGGCCGGCCGCGATGATCCGCAGCGGGGTGGACGCGCTGAAGAGGATCGGGATCCCCGGTGACCGGATCCGGCACGACGAGGTGGAGGAACTGGCGGGCGTCGCCGGCTGA